A genomic region of Pararge aegeria chromosome 11, ilParAegt1.1, whole genome shotgun sequence contains the following coding sequences:
- the LOC120627299 gene encoding acyl-CoA Delta(11) desaturase-like, with amino-acid sequence MAPNTVDANGVLFETDAATPDMALPITPVQQADNSPRKFVWRNIIAFAYLHIAALYGGYLFLFSAKWQTDVFAYILYVMSGLGITAGAHRLWAHKSYKAKWPLRVILVIFNTLAFQDSAIDWARDHRMHHKYSETDADPHNATRGFFFSHIGWLLVRKHPELKRKGQGLDLSDLYADPILRFQKKYYLYLMPIACFILPTVIPVYYWGETWMNAYFVAAMFRYAFILNVTWLVNSAAHKWGDKPYDKNIQPSENISVSVFALGEGFHNYHHTFPWDYKTAELGNNRLNFTTNFINLFAKIGWAYDLKTVSEEIIQNRVKRTGDGTHHLWGWGDKDHSAEEIKAAIRINPKDEKDD; translated from the exons ATGGCACCTAACACAGTGGACGCGAATGGGGTGTTATTCGAGACTGATGCAGCAACTCCTGACATGGCTCTTCCAATAACTCCAGTCCAGCAAGCGGACAACAGTCCAAGGAAATTTGTTTGGAGAAATATCATTGCATTTGCTTACTTACACATTGCAGCACTGTATGGGGGATACCTATTCCTTTTCTCAGCAAAATGGCAAACTGATGTATTTG ccTACATTTTATATGTGATGTCCGGCCTGGGTATAACGGCCGGAGCTCATCGACTATGGGCCCATAAGTCATATAAAGCAAAATGGCCGCTACGCGTTATCCTTGTCATCTTTAACACGCTGGCATTCCAG GATTCAGCGATCGACTGGGCGCGCGATCACCGCATGCACCACAAGTACTCTGAGACTGACGCGGATCCGCACAATGCGACTCGAGGCTTCTTCTTCTCACACATAGGGTGGCTGCTTGTGAGGAAACATCCAGAACTCAAGAGAAAGGGCCAGGGATTGGACTTGAGTGATTTGTACGCGGACCCCATTCTGCGCTTCCAGAAAAA GTACTATCTATACCTCATGCCAATCGCGTGCTTCATACTTCCGACAGTCATACCGGTGTACTACTGGGGCGAGACTTGGATGAACGCGTACTTCGTGGCCGCCATGTTCCGCTACGCGTTCATCCTCAACGTCACATGGTTAGTCAACTCTGCGGCGCACAAATGGGGCGACAAGCCCTACGATAAGAACATCCAGCCTTCCGAGAACATTTCCGTATCGGTTTTCGCGCTCGGCGAGGGGTTCCACAACTACCACCACACATTCCCCTGGGACTACAAAACCGCTGAACTAGGCAACAACAGGCTCAACTTCACCACCAACTTCATCAATTTATTCGCCAAGATCGGCTGGGCTTACGATCTTAAGACCGTGTCGGAAGAAATCATCCAGAATAGAGTTAAACGTACCGGCGATGGCACTCATCACCTCTGGGGCTGGGGCGACAAAGATCACTCCGCTGAGGAGATCAAAGCTGCCATTAGAATTAATCCGAAGGATGAGAAAGATGACTAA